Proteins from a genomic interval of Polaribacter sejongensis:
- the leuB gene encoding 3-isopropylmalate dehydrogenase — MKLNIALLAGDGIGPEVIDQAVKVSDAIAKKFNHEITWNPALTGAAAIDAVGEPYPDATHDICVASDAVLFGAIGHPKYDNDPSATVRPEQGLLKMRKKLGLFANVRPTFTFPSLLDKSPLKRERIEGTDLVFLRELTGGIYFGEKGRRDGGETAFDNCVYTRAEVQRLAVKGFELAMTRSKKLCCVDKANVLETSRLWRETVQAMEKDYPEVEVSYEFVDAVAMRLVQWPNSYDVLITENLFGDILTDEASVISGSMGLMPSASVGTENALFEPIHGSYPQATGLNIANPMATVLSAAMMFENFGLHEEGKAIRAAVNSALDAGFVTEDLADGGKSYGTKEVGDWLAKNI; from the coding sequence ATGAAATTAAATATCGCATTATTAGCAGGAGACGGAATAGGACCTGAAGTAATTGACCAAGCAGTAAAAGTATCTGATGCAATTGCTAAGAAATTTAACCACGAAATTACTTGGAATCCAGCTTTAACTGGTGCTGCTGCAATTGATGCAGTTGGTGAACCTTATCCAGATGCAACACATGATATTTGTGTAGCTTCAGATGCTGTTTTATTTGGTGCAATTGGGCATCCAAAGTATGATAATGATCCTTCTGCAACGGTTCGTCCAGAGCAAGGTTTATTAAAAATGCGTAAAAAATTAGGCTTATTTGCAAATGTAAGACCAACGTTTACGTTTCCTTCTTTGTTAGATAAATCTCCATTAAAAAGAGAAAGAATAGAGGGAACTGATTTGGTTTTTTTACGTGAATTAACTGGAGGAATTTACTTTGGTGAAAAAGGTAGAAGAGATGGTGGTGAAACTGCATTCGATAATTGTGTTTATACAAGAGCTGAGGTACAAAGATTGGCTGTAAAAGGTTTTGAATTGGCAATGACTCGTTCTAAAAAATTATGTTGTGTAGATAAAGCAAACGTTTTAGAAACTTCTCGTTTATGGAGAGAAACTGTACAAGCAATGGAAAAAGATTATCCAGAGGTTGAAGTTTCTTATGAGTTTGTAGATGCAGTTGCAATGCGTTTGGTACAATGGCCAAATAGTTATGATGTTTTAATTACTGAAAACTTATTCGGAGACATTTTAACGGATGAAGCTTCTGTGATTTCTGGTTCTATGGGATTAATGCCAAGTGCATCTGTAGGAACTGAAAATGCTTTATTTGAGCCAATACACGGTTCTTATCCGCAAGCAACAGGATTAAATATTGCAAACCCAATGGCTACTGTTTTATCTGCAGCAATGATGTTTGAAAACTTTGGTTTACATGAAGAAGGAAAAGCAATTAGAGCAGCTGTAAATAGTGCTTTAGATGCAGGTTTTGTTACTGAAGATTTAGCAGACGGAGGAAAATCTTACGGAACTAAAGAAGTAGGAGACTGGTTAGCTAAAAATATCTAG
- a CDS encoding Bor family protein, whose translation MIKNSMKMMTVLFASSMLLSSCYSYTSVVGEGAKGNSQTTQWNHYVVYGLAPVGVSDSKKMADGAKDYTVFTRQSFVNGLVSALTFGIYTPSTTTVTK comes from the coding sequence ATGATTAAAAATTCAATGAAAATGATGACTGTTTTATTTGCTTCATCAATGTTATTATCTTCTTGTTATTCTTACACAAGTGTTGTAGGTGAAGGTGCTAAAGGGAATTCTCAAACAACTCAATGGAATCATTATGTTGTTTATGGATTAGCTCCAGTTGGAGTTTCTGACTCTAAAAAAATGGCAGATGGTGCAAAAGATTATACTGTTTTCACTAGACAATCATTTGTTAACGGATTAGTATCTGCTTTAACATTCGGAATTTATACTCCATCTACAACTACAGTAACTAAATAG
- a CDS encoding DUF1566 domain-containing protein — protein sequence MRSYFLLIALCLSINFPLLSQQNTNQLNATIIGSGSPKFNTERAGPSVLISYKNTNILVDMGNGTQANLNKLNTKIRSIDGLLFTHHHLDHNEEFTPIFIQSLLGGNKVTISGPAPTTTMVHNILDTYEEDINYRLSKSGRSLKNAIKNSTYTDLKGNESFTIGEIKITTTPVNHTITTLAYRFETSNQSIVISGDLIYSKSLSVLAKNVDYLIMDSGGAIELGKKARPNGNQNNRKNTQKAHVNLAESSLMAKEANVKNVVLTHFNFTDIDEAATTAEMRKNYKGNVLFAKDLMKIPVDKSIVIKNKTAQQLSYPIVDTNVKDFYSDVESISNPTVNEAFYGQDANYLGNTPSYTNNNNQTITDNVTGLMWQKDMGEKMTFEEAFSKAENATLGGYSDWRIPTIKELYSLILFSGQVKGEKAIKMFIDTEYFNQPLGDINANEREIDAQTWSATEYVGKTMNADATVFGVNFVDGRIKGYPKNNPRTKNENKMYFRMVRGNTAYGENNFIDNNDGTISDLATGLMWQKADDGIGKDWETSLSYAENLELASHSDWRLPNAKELQSIVDYSRSIQTTNSPAINPLFETTKITDPNGDEQYPYFSTSTSHLDGRNPFASAVYIAFGEAQGKMRNRLMDVHGAGAQRSDPKSGMKENYPEYFGPQGDVKYVYNYVRAVKDITPTTKLNTDTSTIQTQKEATKTEQKPARNNNNTPPFFSELLDKMDTNKDKKLSKSEVKGRLKENFDQRDTNGDSFITEEEMTRRGNR from the coding sequence ATGAGATCCTATTTTCTTTTAATTGCTCTTTGTTTAAGTATCAATTTCCCTTTATTATCTCAACAAAACACCAACCAGTTAAATGCTACAATTATTGGTTCTGGTTCGCCAAAATTTAATACAGAACGAGCTGGACCTTCAGTATTAATTTCTTACAAAAACACTAATATTTTGGTTGATATGGGGAACGGAACCCAAGCTAATTTGAATAAACTCAATACCAAAATAAGAAGTATAGACGGCTTGTTGTTTACACATCATCATTTAGATCATAATGAAGAGTTTACGCCTATTTTTATTCAATCTCTTTTAGGCGGAAATAAAGTAACTATTTCAGGTCCTGCCCCTACCACTACCATGGTTCATAATATTTTAGATACTTATGAGGAAGATATTAATTATCGACTTTCTAAATCTGGTCGAAGTTTAAAAAATGCCATTAAAAACAGTACATATACCGATTTGAAAGGAAATGAGTCTTTTACTATTGGAGAGATAAAAATTACCACCACTCCCGTAAATCACACCATTACTACACTCGCATATCGTTTTGAAACTAGCAACCAATCTATTGTAATTTCTGGAGATTTAATCTATTCTAAATCCTTATCTGTCTTGGCAAAAAATGTCGATTATTTAATTATGGATTCTGGCGGAGCTATTGAATTAGGCAAAAAAGCTAGACCTAATGGAAATCAGAATAATAGAAAAAACACCCAAAAAGCACATGTTAATTTGGCTGAAAGTTCTTTAATGGCAAAAGAAGCGAATGTTAAAAACGTAGTGTTAACTCATTTTAATTTTACAGATATTGACGAAGCAGCTACTACCGCAGAAATGAGGAAAAACTATAAAGGAAATGTGCTTTTTGCAAAAGATTTAATGAAAATTCCAGTAGATAAAAGTATTGTAATTAAAAATAAAACAGCGCAACAACTTTCTTACCCAATTGTAGACACGAATGTAAAAGACTTTTATTCTGATGTAGAAAGTATTTCTAATCCCACAGTAAACGAAGCTTTTTACGGTCAGGATGCTAATTATTTAGGCAATACTCCTTCTTACACAAACAATAACAACCAAACCATAACAGACAATGTTACTGGATTGATGTGGCAAAAAGACATGGGAGAAAAAATGACTTTTGAGGAAGCTTTTTCTAAAGCCGAGAATGCTACTTTAGGTGGTTATTCAGATTGGAGAATCCCTACGATTAAAGAATTGTATTCTCTTATTTTATTCTCTGGACAAGTAAAAGGTGAAAAAGCTATTAAAATGTTTATTGATACCGAATATTTCAATCAACCTTTAGGTGATATCAATGCCAATGAACGTGAAATTGATGCACAAACTTGGAGCGCCACCGAATATGTTGGTAAAACCATGAATGCTGATGCAACTGTTTTTGGAGTAAATTTTGTTGATGGTAGAATTAAAGGATATCCTAAAAATAATCCTAGAACTAAAAATGAGAATAAAATGTATTTTAGAATGGTTCGTGGAAATACAGCCTACGGAGAAAATAATTTTATTGACAACAATGATGGAACTATTAGTGATTTAGCAACAGGATTAATGTGGCAAAAAGCAGATGATGGAATAGGTAAAGACTGGGAAACGTCTCTTTCTTATGCTGAAAATTTAGAATTGGCTTCTCATTCAGATTGGCGTTTGCCAAATGCAAAAGAACTACAAAGTATTGTTGATTATTCGCGATCTATACAAACAACAAATTCACCAGCAATTAATCCTCTTTTTGAAACCACAAAAATTACTGATCCGAATGGAGATGAACAATATCCTTATTTTTCGACGAGCACTTCTCATTTAGACGGTAGAAATCCGTTTGCAAGTGCCGTTTATATTGCTTTTGGAGAAGCACAAGGTAAAATGAGAAATCGTTTAATGGATGTTCATGGAGCTGGAGCACAAAGAAGTGATCCTAAAAGTGGTATGAAAGAAAATTATCCAGAATATTTTGGTCCACAAGGCGATGTAAAATATGTCTATAATTACGTGAGGGCTGTTAAAGACATAACACCAACCACAAAATTAAATACAGACACATCAACAATACAAACACAAAAAGAAGCAACTAAAACGGAACAAAAACCAGCTAGAAATAACAATAATACTCCTCCTTTTTTTTCTGAATTATTAGACAAAATGGATACCAATAAAGATAAAAAACTAAGCAAATCTGAAGTAAAAGGAAGGTTGAAAGAAAATTTTGATCAAAGAGATACAAACGGAGATAGTTTTATTACGGAAGAGGAAATGACAAGAAGAGGAAATAGATAA
- the leuD gene encoding 3-isopropylmalate dehydratase small subunit, which yields MAYDKFDVLTSTAYPLPTENVDTDQIIPARFLKATERKDFDINFFRDWRFEQDGTPKADFPLNKEIYAGSKILVGGRNFGSGSSREHAAWSVYDFGLRCVISSAFADIFKNNCLNVGVLPVQVSAAFADTLFAAIMADPKTEIKVDLPNQKVTLVATGESESFVINTYKKDNMLNGFDDIDYLKNIENEISAFAETRPF from the coding sequence ATGGCTTACGATAAATTTGACGTACTAACAAGTACAGCATATCCTTTACCTACAGAAAATGTAGATACAGATCAAATAATTCCTGCTCGTTTCTTAAAAGCAACTGAGCGTAAAGATTTTGATATCAATTTTTTCCGTGACTGGAGATTTGAACAAGACGGAACACCAAAAGCAGATTTTCCATTAAACAAAGAAATTTATGCAGGTTCTAAAATATTAGTAGGAGGTAGAAACTTTGGTTCTGGTTCTTCTAGAGAGCACGCAGCTTGGTCTGTGTACGATTTTGGTTTACGTTGCGTCATCTCATCTGCCTTTGCAGATATCTTTAAAAATAACTGTTTAAACGTAGGGGTTTTACCTGTACAAGTTTCTGCAGCATTTGCAGACACATTATTTGCTGCAATTATGGCAGATCCTAAAACAGAAATTAAAGTAGATTTACCAAACCAGAAAGTAACTTTAGTTGCAACTGGTGAATCTGAATCTTTTGTAATTAATACCTACAAAAAAGACAATATGTTAAACGGTTTTGATGATATTGATTACTTAAAAAACATCGAAAACGAAATTTCTGCTTTTGCTGAAACAAGACCATTTTAA
- the leuC gene encoding 3-isopropylmalate dehydratase large subunit, which yields MANTLFDKVWDSHVVRQVKDGPDVFFIDRHFIHEVTSPVAFLGLESRGNSVVYPARTFATADHNTPTINQHLPVEDPLSANQLDALERNAKKHGISHWGLGDLNNGIVHVVGPENGITLPGATIVCGDSHTSTHGAFGAIAFGIGTSEVEMVLSTQCIMQPKPKSMRINVNGKLGLGVTPKDVALYIISKQTTSGATGFFVEYAGDVFEDMSMEGRMTVCNLSIEMGARGGMIAPDAKTFEYLKGRAQTPKGADWDTAMKYWETLYTEEGAEFDVEFNYDAADIEPMITYGTNPGMGMGVTKSIPTAESLEGGVETYRKSLGYMSFNEGDSMIGKEIDFVFLGSCTNGRIEDFRGFCSIVKGRQKAPNVTAWLVPGSHKVVDQIKAEGLDKIITDAGFVLREPGCSACLAMNDDKVPSGKLSVSTSNRNFEGRQGPGSRTLLASPLVAAASAVSGVVTDPRTILNANA from the coding sequence ATGGCAAATACATTATTTGACAAAGTATGGGATTCACACGTTGTTCGTCAAGTTAAAGACGGACCAGATGTGTTTTTTATAGACCGTCACTTTATCCACGAAGTTACAAGCCCTGTAGCTTTTTTAGGCTTAGAAAGTAGAGGAAACAGTGTTGTATATCCTGCGCGTACATTCGCAACGGCAGATCACAACACACCAACCATAAATCAACATTTACCTGTAGAAGATCCTTTATCTGCAAATCAGTTAGATGCTTTAGAAAGAAATGCAAAAAAGCATGGTATTTCTCACTGGGGTTTAGGAGATCTTAATAATGGAATTGTACACGTTGTAGGTCCGGAAAACGGAATTACATTGCCTGGAGCAACTATTGTTTGTGGAGATTCTCATACATCTACGCATGGTGCTTTTGGTGCTATTGCCTTTGGTATTGGTACTTCGGAAGTAGAAATGGTATTATCTACACAATGTATTATGCAACCAAAACCTAAATCGATGCGTATTAACGTAAACGGTAAATTAGGTTTGGGTGTAACTCCTAAAGATGTTGCTTTATATATTATTTCAAAACAAACGACTTCTGGTGCAACTGGATTTTTTGTTGAATATGCTGGAGATGTTTTTGAAGATATGTCTATGGAAGGTCGTATGACTGTGTGTAACTTATCTATAGAGATGGGAGCACGTGGAGGTATGATTGCTCCAGATGCTAAAACTTTCGAATATTTAAAAGGTCGTGCTCAAACTCCTAAAGGAGCAGATTGGGACACCGCAATGAAATATTGGGAAACTTTATATACAGAAGAAGGAGCAGAGTTTGATGTTGAATTTAATTATGACGCAGCAGATATCGAGCCAATGATTACTTACGGAACAAACCCAGGAATGGGAATGGGCGTAACTAAATCAATTCCTACTGCAGAAAGTTTAGAAGGTGGAGTAGAAACTTACAGAAAATCATTAGGATATATGTCTTTTAACGAAGGAGATTCTATGATTGGAAAAGAAATAGACTTTGTGTTTTTAGGTTCTTGTACAAACGGACGTATAGAAGACTTTAGAGGATTCTGTTCTATTGTAAAAGGAAGACAAAAAGCACCTAATGTAACTGCTTGGTTAGTACCAGGATCACATAAAGTGGTAGATCAAATAAAAGCAGAAGGATTAGATAAAATAATTACAGATGCAGGTTTTGTTTTAAGAGAACCAGGTTGTTCAGCTTGTTTGGCTATGAATGATGATAAAGTTCCTTCAGGAAAATTATCAGTTTCAACATCAAACAGAAACTTCGAAGGAAGACAAGGACCAGGATCTAGAACATTATTAGCTTCTCCATTGGTAGCTGCAGCATCTGCAGTTAGCGGAGTAGTAACGGATCCAAGAACAATTTTAAACGCTAACGCTTAA
- a CDS encoding alpha-isopropylmalate synthase regulatory domain-containing protein — protein sequence MARRKIEIMDTTLRDGEQTSGVSFSVSEKLTIAKLLLEELKVDRLEIASARVSEGELEAVKKITSWASEQKCLEKIEVLTFVDGGKSIDWMLEAGAKVQNLLTKGSLNHLTHQLKKTPAQHFADIKANIESAATHNIKTNVYLEDWSNGMRNSKEYVFEYLDFLTALNIERILLPDTLGILTHDETFKFIAEVREKYPTTHFDFHGHNDYDLGVANVMEAIKAGANGLHLTINGMGERAGNAPMASVIAVINDFLTDVKITVNEKALNKVSKLVETFSGFRIPVNKPVVGANVFTQTAGIHADGDNKNNLYFNDLMPERFGRKRKYALGKTSGKANIQKNLQDLGLSLNDEELRKVTQRIIELGDKKEVVSQEDLPYIISDVLDSNAIEKRVVVENYVLGHAKGMKPSTTLQLRVEGVQYEAHAQGDGQFDAFMNALRKLYKKHSKRDLPSLIDYAVRIPPGSNSDALCETIITWKLEEKEFITRGLDSDQTVSAIKATEKMLNII from the coding sequence ATGGCTAGAAGAAAGATTGAAATAATGGATACGACACTACGTGATGGAGAACAAACATCAGGAGTGTCGTTTTCAGTTTCCGAAAAATTAACAATCGCAAAATTACTCTTAGAAGAATTAAAAGTAGATCGTTTAGAAATAGCATCTGCAAGAGTTTCTGAAGGAGAATTAGAAGCTGTTAAAAAAATAACTTCTTGGGCTTCTGAACAAAAATGTTTAGAAAAAATAGAAGTATTAACTTTTGTTGATGGAGGAAAATCTATCGATTGGATGCTAGAGGCTGGCGCTAAAGTTCAGAATTTATTAACCAAAGGATCTTTAAACCACTTAACACATCAACTTAAAAAAACGCCAGCACAACATTTTGCAGATATCAAAGCAAATATTGAGTCGGCTGCTACGCATAACATTAAAACCAATGTATATTTAGAAGATTGGTCTAACGGAATGCGTAATTCTAAAGAATATGTTTTTGAATATTTAGATTTCTTAACGGCTCTAAATATAGAACGTATTTTATTGCCAGATACTTTAGGTATTTTAACGCACGATGAAACTTTTAAATTCATTGCTGAAGTTCGAGAAAAATACCCAACAACGCATTTCGATTTTCATGGTCATAATGATTATGATTTAGGAGTTGCCAATGTTATGGAAGCTATAAAAGCGGGTGCAAATGGTTTGCATTTAACCATAAATGGGATGGGAGAACGTGCAGGAAATGCACCAATGGCAAGTGTAATTGCTGTTATTAATGATTTCCTTACGGATGTAAAAATCACTGTTAATGAAAAAGCATTAAATAAAGTTAGTAAACTTGTAGAAACTTTTTCTGGTTTTCGAATTCCTGTAAATAAACCGGTTGTAGGTGCAAATGTTTTTACGCAAACTGCCGGAATTCATGCAGATGGAGATAATAAAAACAACCTTTATTTTAATGATTTAATGCCAGAACGTTTTGGTAGAAAACGTAAATACGCATTAGGAAAAACATCTGGAAAGGCAAATATTCAGAAAAACTTACAAGATTTAGGTCTGAGTTTAAATGATGAAGAGCTAAGGAAAGTTACCCAAAGAATTATTGAATTAGGCGATAAAAAAGAAGTCGTTTCTCAAGAAGATTTACCTTATATTATTTCTGATGTTTTAGACAGTAATGCTATTGAAAAGCGTGTTGTTGTAGAAAATTATGTTTTAGGACATGCAAAAGGAATGAAACCATCTACCACTTTACAATTAAGAGTAGAAGGCGTGCAATATGAAGCACATGCACAAGGAGATGGGCAGTTTGATGCCTTTATGAATGCTTTGCGTAAGTTGTATAAAAAACACAGTAAAAGAGATTTACCGTCTTTAATAGACTATGCGGTAAGAATTCCTCCGGGAAGTAATTCTGATGCTTTGTGTGAAACAATTATCACTTGGAAATTAGAAGAAAAAGAATTTATTACTCGTGGTTTAGATTCAGATCAAACAGTATCTGCAATTAAAGCTACCGAGAAAATGTTGAATATTATTTAA